In Gemmatimonadetes bacterium SCN 70-22, a single genomic region encodes these proteins:
- a CDS encoding flagellar export protein FliJ, which translates to MATSARFTFPLQCVLTQREHREEAAQARFAAEAAQASAARAAVEELQAVRAAGTAALTAAQVAPTSVGHLRAFAFAIEQMDARLDVAGQQVMAAEQRVDEARTALAEAFRARHAIERLRERAHETWRAETALAEQRTMDELAIQQFCRRQARAVNE; encoded by the coding sequence ATGGCTACTTCCGCACGATTCACCTTTCCCCTCCAGTGCGTCCTCACGCAGCGCGAGCATCGCGAGGAAGCCGCGCAGGCCCGGTTCGCCGCCGAGGCGGCGCAGGCGTCTGCGGCGCGTGCGGCCGTGGAAGAACTCCAGGCGGTGCGGGCGGCCGGAACCGCCGCGCTCACCGCGGCGCAGGTGGCACCGACGTCGGTCGGTCACTTGCGCGCATTCGCGTTCGCGATCGAGCAGATGGACGCGCGGCTCGACGTCGCGGGGCAACAGGTGATGGCCGCGGAGCAGCGCGTCGACGAGGCACGCACCGCGCTGGCGGAGGCGTTCCGCGCACGGCACGCGATCGAGCGCCTGCGCGAGCGCGCTCACGAGACATGGCGTGCCGAGACGGCACTGGCCGAGCAGCGAACGATGGATGAACTGGCGATCCAGCAGTTCTGTCGTCGTCAAGCACGGGCGGTGAACGAGTGA
- a CDS encoding flagellar motor switch protein FliG, with the protein MSALAQRSLQYEELSGRQKAAIVCMVIGAERAAKVQEQLSPEEIELLNYEIARTSKVDPNVVEAVLLEWMELIQAANTLAHGGIELARQILERVYGQQKAAAMIKRIQTQLQDKAGLHRLRNADPTQLSAMLRGEHPQTVALILAHLQPHHAKEVLKELEPSFGGQVLLRMARMEKVAPEMLNLIERAMLIEDISSTEGMSASGGTQAVATILNGIPSSLEKEFLDVVQAHDPQLCLEIRNLMFVFEDTITLEVQSIQKVLKEVDTKDLALALKGASEELREKILAAMSQRARDALMEQMEMSGRTRKRDVESAQHNIVSVIRRLEEAGELDLDAGDEEYV; encoded by the coding sequence ATGTCAGCACTCGCCCAGCGGTCACTCCAGTACGAGGAGCTCAGCGGCCGCCAGAAGGCGGCGATCGTCTGCATGGTCATCGGCGCCGAGCGTGCCGCGAAGGTGCAGGAACAGCTCTCGCCCGAGGAGATCGAGCTCCTCAACTACGAGATCGCGCGCACGTCGAAGGTGGATCCCAACGTCGTCGAGGCGGTCCTCCTGGAATGGATGGAGCTCATCCAGGCGGCGAACACGCTCGCCCATGGCGGGATCGAGCTGGCGCGGCAGATCCTCGAGCGGGTGTACGGGCAGCAGAAGGCGGCGGCGATGATCAAGCGCATCCAGACGCAGCTCCAGGACAAGGCCGGGTTGCACCGGTTGCGCAATGCCGACCCGACGCAGCTGAGCGCGATGCTGCGTGGCGAGCACCCGCAGACGGTCGCGCTCATCCTCGCGCACCTGCAGCCGCATCATGCCAAGGAAGTGCTCAAGGAGCTCGAGCCGAGCTTCGGGGGACAGGTGCTGCTGCGCATGGCCCGCATGGAGAAGGTCGCGCCGGAGATGCTGAACCTCATCGAGCGCGCGATGCTCATCGAGGACATCTCGTCCACCGAGGGGATGTCCGCGTCGGGCGGCACGCAGGCCGTGGCGACAATCCTCAACGGGATCCCGTCCTCGCTGGAGAAGGAGTTCCTCGACGTGGTGCAGGCGCACGACCCGCAGCTCTGTCTCGAGATCCGCAACCTCATGTTCGTCTTCGAGGATACGATCACGCTGGAGGTCCAGTCGATCCAGAAGGTGCTGAAGGAGGTCGACACCAAGGACCTGGCCCTCGCGCTCAAGGGGGCGAGCGAGGAGCTGCGGGAGAAGATTCTCGCGGCGATGTCGCAGCGTGCCCGCGATGCGCTGATGGAGCAGATGGAGATGAGTGGCCGCACGCGCAAGCGCGACGTCGAGTCGGCACAGCACAACATCGTCTCCGTCATCCGCCGGCTCGAGGAGGCGGGTGAGCTCGACCTCGACGCCGGCGACGAGGAGTACGTCTGA
- a CDS encoding EscN/YscN/HrcN family type III secretion system ATPase: protein MMADIPRVERLGRVCRIVGLVIEATGLDVGLGELCRITSQAEDASVLAEVVGFHDGSVLLMPLGDLDGLHQGASVRAMGRSFGVDVGPGLLGRILNALGHPIDGGPKLDVTHRVPLSAAPPNPLRRGMIAEPLETGVRAIDGTLTIGRGQRVGIFAGSGVGKSTLLGMIARKAQADVNVIALLGERGREVREFLTHALGEDGLRRSVVVVATGDEAALVRARGALVATAIAEYYRDQGKQVLLMVDSVTRVAMAWREIGLATGEPPTTKGYPPSVFASLPRLLERAGNGTCGGITGIYTVLVDGDDFNEPVADAARSILDGHIVLTRKLADADHYPAIDVLQSKSRVRDQIIDREHRAGAGALLRLEAAFREKEDLILAGAYQKGSDPLVDSAIAMRGAVVDFLRQRPDEPTPFAETREALVALGGATASLARR, encoded by the coding sequence ATGATGGCCGACATCCCGCGCGTCGAGCGACTCGGCCGCGTGTGCCGGATCGTCGGGCTCGTGATCGAGGCGACTGGGCTCGACGTGGGACTCGGCGAGTTGTGCCGCATCACGAGCCAGGCCGAGGACGCATCGGTGCTCGCCGAGGTGGTCGGCTTCCACGACGGGAGCGTGTTGCTCATGCCACTCGGCGACCTGGACGGGCTGCATCAGGGCGCGAGCGTGCGTGCGATGGGGCGCAGCTTCGGCGTCGACGTCGGTCCGGGACTGCTCGGGCGCATCCTCAACGCCCTCGGGCACCCGATCGACGGCGGGCCAAAGCTCGACGTCACCCATCGCGTCCCGCTCTCCGCCGCCCCGCCCAATCCGCTGCGCCGCGGGATGATCGCGGAACCTCTCGAGACGGGGGTGCGCGCCATCGACGGCACGCTGACCATCGGACGCGGGCAGCGCGTCGGCATCTTCGCCGGGTCGGGCGTCGGCAAGTCCACGCTGCTCGGCATGATCGCGCGCAAGGCGCAGGCGGACGTGAACGTGATCGCGCTGCTCGGCGAACGCGGGCGTGAGGTGCGCGAGTTCCTCACCCATGCGCTGGGCGAGGACGGGTTGCGGCGCTCCGTCGTCGTGGTTGCGACCGGCGACGAGGCGGCGCTGGTGCGGGCACGCGGCGCGCTCGTCGCCACGGCGATTGCCGAGTACTACCGCGACCAGGGCAAGCAGGTGCTGCTGATGGTGGACTCGGTCACGCGCGTGGCGATGGCGTGGCGCGAGATCGGCCTCGCCACCGGCGAGCCGCCGACCACGAAGGGCTACCCTCCCTCGGTGTTCGCCTCGCTCCCGCGCCTGCTGGAGCGTGCCGGCAACGGCACGTGCGGCGGGATCACCGGCATCTACACCGTCCTCGTGGACGGAGACGACTTCAACGAACCCGTCGCCGACGCGGCACGATCGATCCTCGACGGTCACATCGTGCTGACGCGGAAGCTCGCCGATGCGGACCACTACCCGGCCATCGACGTGCTCCAAAGCAAGAGCCGGGTGCGTGACCAGATCATCGACCGCGAGCATCGCGCGGGCGCTGGCGCCCTGCTGCGGCTCGAGGCTGCCTTTCGCGAGAAGGAAGACCTCATCCTCGCTGGCGCGTACCAGAAGGGGAGCGACCCCTTGGTGGACTCGGCGATCGCCATGCGGGGCGCCGTCGTCGACTTCCTGCGGCAGCGCCCCGACGAGCCGACCCCATTCGCCGAGACGCGTGAGGCGCTTGTCGCGCTCGGTGGCGCGACAGCGTCGCTCGCACGACGTTGA